GAGTTGAAGCACCGTGATAGATTGCACTACCAGTTAAAGAGTAACCTGCAGGACCAAAGCCAACGCATGATTTTGTTGTAGCTTCTTGCGGTATAGCGGGAATTATAAAACTTAATGGTTGAGGAGAAATAATATTGGGATTGCCATCATATTGATATGGAATGGTGCCAGGTTGTATTGGAAAAATTCCAGTTGGGTGGTTTGGTAAACCATTACCTGATAACACTCTATTACCATTACCATCTAAGGTGACGTTAAATTCAGAAGTCCAAATTACATTTCCTGCAACTTGTGGTTTCTTGGTATAATCCCAAGTTCCATCAGGATTTGTCCAGTCAGCTGCATTATTTGCACCAGCACCATTAGACGGCAACCCACATAACCATAGAGAAAGAAAATCTGGGTTTGGATTTCCTTGGTTTCTAATTAATATTTTGTAAGGTGCTGTCCCACCAAAATGCAATTTGGTTAAGTCTGGTGTCTCAGGTGTAGGCGTTACAATATTTTCTTCATCAATTTTACTACAACTAGAAATTGTAAATATTGAAACTGCAAGAATGAGAAAACTTACTACGAATGTTCTTTTAAATTGTTTCATGATATGCTATTTTATGATTATCTCTTGTTTGACTATATTTCTTACAAAAGGTTAATTTGAATTGTCGGTTTTTTATAATTGGCTATAACAACCGCTAAAAATCAAGCAGGGCGAAGTAGCTTTTCATTCTTCATTTCTTTCTTCAATTTTGGATTCTACTTCTAAAATTGTACTTTTAATTCTTGCCTGCTTTTAGCAGCGGAACGTTATGGGGCACTACAAACTAGGAGCATGAATAAAAGATTAATAACTTTGCAATATCATGGATGGAACAATTAAAATACATTTAGAATAATTGCCGGAAGGTTTTTATTTAGCAACATTTGACGATATACAAGGATTAGTTGCCCTAGGAAGAACTATTATAGAAACAATGGAAATAGCTCGAGATATTTGTAAAAAATTAATAGAATCCCAAAATATTTCAAGTAGCTATATTGAAATTCTTAAAGATAGCTTTGATTATCCTCTCGTTGTATCAATTCTGGGTTGAAGACTCTTACAAAAAATGAGCGAAATTTGTTTTGATGCTGTACAAGGAAAAGGCCGGAAGCCCGAGCAGATGGAATACGCTTAGAGCTTTGCGGTTTTTCAAAAAGTATACGCTACCTTAATGCCCCATTTCAATATTAGTGAAAAGGAGCCCATGAAGAATCTAAGAATTTCCTGTAAAAATTCTTGAGGAGGAGTAAAGTATTCATAATATCAGCACAACACGAAGTAGCGAGTGGTCGTTGATCAATAATCATTGCATTCCATTCATAAGCAGCGTTGCTTAAAAAAATATGATCAGAACATTTTATTTGTATTTGTTTTTAAGTTCACTGAATACCTTCGGACAGGTTCAGGCGGATAGCCACTATATTCCTAAAAACGTAGCCATCTTGCTCTTCAATGAAGTTGAACTTCTAGATTTTGCAGGACCCGGAGAAGTTTTTCAACAAGCTGAATGGAATGGTAAAAAGGCTTTTAATGTGTATACAGTTGGAATCCATTCAAATGAAATTTTGAGTCAGGGATTTTTAAAAGTTACGACGCAATATAGAATTGATGATTGTCCGATACCGGAAATATTGATTATTCCGGGTGGGAATACGATTTCAATTGCAAATGATGAAAAGTTGATTTCCTGGTTGGCTCTTGTTAATAAAAAAGCCGAATACATGCTTACGGTATGTAATGGAGTGCGCTTACTTGCTAAGACAGGAGCGCTTGATGGAAAATCTGCGACGAGTCATTACGGTTCTATAAAAAACCTGATCAGAGATTTTCCGAATATTAATATTGTTACGGGGAAAAGATTTGTTGATAATGGCAGAATCATTACGACGGAAGGTGTATCCGCAGGAATCGATGGTTCTTTATATCTGGTATCGAAAATTTTGAATGATGCGTCGGCTGAAGGAGTGGCTAAGATTATGATGTACTCCTGGAGGCCAGAAGCCCTGGATTATTTAAATGTTCCACTAGCGGATACCTCGTTTGAAAATCGAATTTCAGCCTTTTGTTGGATGCCGGATGGACAATCCATACTCTTCAATGTTTTAAAACTGGATAAAACTAAAAAAGCGCCCCCGGTACTCCGAAATTTTAAATACAATATCCTTACAAAGAAGACAGAGCTATTGCAAATAAATGGAGGAGGAATGGCAGTTTCACCGGATGGCAAAAAAGTGGCCTTTATTAAGAATATTCAAGGCATGGATGAAATTTTCCTGTATGATTTTGATCGAATGACAGACACCGTATGCATAAGGGATACACTTAAAAAGTTTGCGGTAAGTTGGTCTCCTGATGGGAAAGGCCTTGTATATAATATTAGAACGGGCCAGGGGAAAAATGGGAAAGTGGAAATTTACACTTATAATCTGCAATCCAATAAACGGGCTCAAATTACAAATGACTTACCCTTCAAATCTTATGCACCAAGCTGGAATTTAAGTAATGATAAAATTGTGTATACCGCCGAAAAAGGGGATCAACACGATCAGATATATTTAACAGATAGGAATGGAAGTTACCATAAAAATCTTACCAGAGATATCACGACCCATAATTTTTCACCAATTTGGATGAACAATCAGACCATTATATTTTTGCAGGCACCGGGAGATATAATGACTATAAACATAGATGGAAGTCAAAAGCGGAAAATCGATGGCATTCGAGCTTCGCAATTTCGGTTTAACACTAATACAAATGAAATCATTTATTTAGACCCGGATGAAAATTTGGTATTGTATGATATGAAAGCCCGTATTCAAAAATTACTCATTAAACCAACCGAGTGGAATGTACTTTTTAATGAATTTTAGTAGATCAGGATTAAACATGTTGTTCTATTAACATGCCAAAGCGAATTTAACTTATTTAATACCATAACACCTTAATTATTAGTAGAAGAACCATTCAGTTGGTTGCTGGTTTTGGGTAAAAAAATTTGAACATGATTAACGTCAAACAAACTATTTATTTTAAAACCCAATGCAACAAAAACATAGAGTTGTTTGCCATTTGAAAGCTAGAAATCCATGCATAAAGGAGCGTCAGCGCAATTTCTAAAATATACTTTTGAAGTAAGCATTTATTATTTTCTGAATTTCAACCAAGCTATTCGTTGAAATACTGCATTTTTGCAGACCTAATTCAGCCTTTATTATGCTTTTTTGGAATAAGTTTAGAGAATTCATCCGTCTGTTTAAAATGTCATTGACAGGCGAAGCCGTGGATTATACGCAAGGTAGTATTCCAAGAGCGGTATTCTTATTGGCTGTTCCAATGATCCTTGAGCTCAGCCTTGAAAGTGTATTCGCTATTGTAGATATTTTCTTTGTTGGAAAATTGGGGCCGGCAGCAATTGCAACAGTGGGTCTTACCGAATCCGTGATCACTATTATTTATTCCGTTGCGATTGGTCTGAGTACAGCAGCTACAGCTATCGTTGCGCGTCGTATTGGTGAGAAAGATCCGATTCGTGCCGCAGAGGCCGGAGCACAGGCTTTGTGGATTGCACTTGGTTTAAGTGTAATACTTTGTTTTTTGGGTGCATATTTTGCCGGCGAGATATTGGGACTCATGGGAGCCAGTGCAGAAGTTGTAGAAGTAGGTACCCCTTTTGCACGCATCATGTTGGGCAGCAGTTTTGTCATTATGTTATTATTCCTGATCAATGGAATTTTCAGAGGCGCCGGGGATGCTGCCATGGCGATGAAAAGTTTGTGGCTCGCGAGTTTGATCAATATCATATTGTGCCCGATTTTTATTGAAATTTTTGGACTCACAGGTGCAGCCATCGCAACTGTGGTTGGGCGGACTACCGGAGTGTTGTATCAATGCTATCATTTATTTAAGGGAGATGGGATTTTAAAATTAATACCAGCGTATTTCAGAATCAATATTGATTTAATCAAATCTATGGTTAACCTGGCATGGCCTGCTACTTTTCAATTTATCATCGCCAGTGGTAGCTGGATTGTTATGGCCAAACTGGTTGCAGAAACAGGAGGAACAGATGCATCCGCCGGTTATCAAATTACCATTCGGAATATCGTATTTTTATACTTCCCGCATGGGGGCTTAGCAATGCTGCGGCAACTCTGGTAGGTCAAAATTTAGGCGCTGGCCAAGCCGAACGCGCTGAAAAAAGTGTATTGCTCACAGCAAAATACAATGGAATATTTATGGCCTTCGTTACCCTTTTATTTATGTTTTTTCCGGATGCCATCATCTCTATTTATACCAACGATCCTGAGGTTACAAAATATGCCGTATTATCCTTGCGCATTATTGGGTCCGCATATATTTTTTATGGCGTAGGTATGGTCATGATCCAGGCCCTCAATGGAGCCGGTGATACGCGAACACCTACGTGGATTAACTTTATTTGTTTCTGGATTTTTCAAATTCCGTTTGCCTATTTTTTAGCCATTGGTATGGATATGAAAACTACAGGTTCGTTTATTGCCATCCCCGTTGCTGAAACCATCATTGCAATCGTAGCATGGTATTATTTTAAATTGGGAAAGTGGAAGAAGGTTATTGTTTGAAAGGAAGAATATTAGTTGTCCCGACATGAAGAAACTTCATTTACATAAAAACATGTTGATGTCGAAAGTCGATAGTTGAATAGGCAACTATTACTAAGCGCGAGCAAAACAAAAATAAATCAAACTAGCATCCGTTTGGAAAACGGAGTTTTCCTTTCGCCCCAGCGTATCCCGCTTTGTAAAATTCTACGGAGTCCATTATACATTTATAAAGCGGGATGGAGACTACGCAGAGCTATTTCTTTTTAAAAAAAAATTTTTAAAAGAAGCAGGATCTGCTCTCCTCTTCGCATCGTGGAGAGGAGCTGGAGGTGAGGTGAACGCATGGATGAATTGATTAATAATCATTAGTTTGAATAACTGTCCAATATGAGTTCATTAAAAGGTTGATAGTTGTCGAACACTAACAAACGTTTGTTAGTATACGAACTCCATTTATTATTAAAATTATTAAAATTTAAATAAATTAAAATTTCAAAACCTTTTTAACCCTTTAACCTTTAACAATTAGCCGATCTCCTAATTCGGGATAATCTTTTTCCAACATTGACCTGAATGCATCTAATTTAAGTAAATGATTTCTGAAATTTGACGAATCCGGATGTAAAATGCGGTGATTTAATAAATGGTGATATGCTTCCAGACGTTTTATATATTCCAATGTTTCTGCATCAAAATAGGCTTCTGTGAAATAAGTCCAAATGTAATCTACAGCTGCTTCCGTGGGATGAATGAGATCTTCTTTGACATAGCGGTAATCTCGCAGATCATCCATAAAAATTTCATAGGATGGAAAATAATCAACGTTTTCAAGATTCCTGGAAAGTTCGTCGCAACTCAGTAAAAGGATGGCTTTGCTGCAGCTGTTTTCTTCAAATCCATCGCGTAGGTATCGCACTGGACTTACCGTGAGAATTATTTTTATATCGGGATTGAATACTTTAATTTTTTGAAATGCTCCGGTCAGGGCAAAGATGATTTGATCAGTTCCGGCTCTCTCTTTGATGAATTCTGATGGTGGAATTTTGTGGCAATTCGCAGCAATTTGGTTTTTGCCTTTATGCAAGTAATAATGGGCAGAACCCAAAGTAATGATCATGTAAGCGGCTTGCGCCAGTTGAACCCTCGAAGTTTGTATGCCATTGTTTATTTCATCCAGCATAAGTATGCCATCAGATTTTGAATACGAGCCATGATGGTCCAATGAATGGAACAAACCATCTCTTTCAATGAGATCTTCAACATGGTAAATATGTGCATCCATCAGTTTTTCAATCTGGCTCGCAAAACTCATTGGATTGAAAACGATCCCAAAAGGATGTCTTATGTTATTTATTTTACATATTTCGAGTCGTGAAGATATTTCTTGAGCAAAACAACTTCCGGCTGTATATATGCGCTGATGGTAATGGATTTTGCATTTATTTTGAATTGGAGGAAAAACACTTCTGCCGATATAGGATTTCATGGTCCAAAATTAATCATCCGGAGGGACGCAAAGCATTAAATTAAATGGGGTATTATTGGCAGACTCGACAGAGATGTTACCTTTGGGTTTTTGGAGCGAATCATGGCATTTTGGGATCGTCTAACTGCAAGTAAACAAGAAAATCCGGATATCTACTTTGGAAGGTATTCAGATGCCTATAAGTCAGCCGAACAATACGTTGCCTGGGATAAAAGTTTAAAACTTTTTGAAGAAAACAAATATCTGGAGTCTGTCAAGGCATTCGTTCATTATTTGGAGAATCATGGCAAAGCCAATCTGATCCTGACAGAGGATAGTGAAGCGCTTTTTTGCTTTAGTTTGTATCAAGGTTCCAAACAAATTGATTGCCTGGTCAACGATAAGATATTTAGAGCAGAATCTAAAATTGCACATTGTAAGGATTTAAATGTAGGGTTTTTGCGAAAAGCGGTTGAATATAATTATGACCTGAATTATGCCCGATTTTCTTTAGACCCCCAAAACAATCTCTGCATGTTGTTCGATAGTATGTTATCCGAGGCATCGCCTTATAAATTATATTATGGTTTGAAAGAACTCGCCATTCAATCAGACAAAGAGGATGATTTATTGTTGAGCGAGTTTGAGCATTTGGAGCCCTTGAAGAATCAACATATTAAAATATTGAGTTCTGAAATTGTTCATATAAAAATTGAATATATTCATTCAAGACTCGATGCCTTAAATGCCAGTGATCTGCTGGGCACTTTAAATCCTAAAAGATATCAGGGGGCATTGACATATGCTTATCTATCTGCTATTTACGGATTGGATTATTTGGTAAAACCGGAAGGCCCGTTTATGGATGTCCTCGGAAATATTCACATTCGTTATTTTAGTCTACCGGCAGACCGGATCGAAGAGAAAATTAATGTATTACAAGAAGGGATGAAAGACCTCCGGGAGATCAGCGATGATCAATTGTCAAAAGAATTATATGAGGTTATTTCAACATTTGGCATCACCAGTCCGGCCAATCATTCTGTAGTAGCCCAGTTTATCGATTCTGAATTGCAGGCCGTTAAATGGTATGAAGAAAATAAGCATGACAAAGTAACAATGGCCATTTGCAACTATATAGCAGGGTATTGTTTGTATAACTTTGCTTTGCCGGGTCCCGATCACGACCTCATGCGCCTTTATTTTGAAGTCGCAGAGCAGGATTACTTCAATAAACTTGGTTTTCAATTTAATTTTAGAAATAAAGACGGAAGTCGAGTTTTAAAAGATAAAATTGTGGATCGCATCGAACATATACTGGAGAAGCATCGCCCTGCTTTTCCTAATTTGCCGGCTACCCTGACACTGGAAGGCGAGACTTTGCCGGCAGTTCTAAAATCATTATTGGTTTTTATTAAATCATTATCCCTCTCATGAAAAATTTAATTGAGCGGTATAAGGATATTGTAATTCAGATTGCAACCCCATTCTCGGTAGGCACGGGATTTTATTTGCGGGATTATGGTCTGATCATTACGAATGAACATGTTGTCAGAAATAATAAAGAAGTGGTTATTGAAGGGATGGGTGTGAAAAGACTTTTGCGCAAAGTCAAATATGTCGATCCCAAATATGACCTTGCCTTTATTCAGGGGCCTGATCAAAAAACAAATATGGATGTACACCTCCACGTATCTGAGGATTATCAGCAGGGGGATCCGGTGTTAGCTATTGGACACCCTTTCGGACTCAAATACACGGCTACTCAAGGGATCATTTCGAATGCGGTACACCAGCAAAATGACCTCTATTATATTCAGCATGATGCAGCCTTGAATCCCGGAAACAGCGGCGGTCCATTGATCAACGAACACGGGGAAATCCTTGGAATCAATACATTTATCATTCAAAATGGTCAGAGCATTGGATTTTCACTGCCGGCCAGATATCTTCAGCAGGCATTGGAAGAGTTTGCTGCGGGCAAAAAAGAACTGGGCGTGCGATGCACCTCATGTGCCAATATTGTGTTTGAGCCCAATAGCGAAAAAAAGTATTGCCCGTTTTGCGGAGCTAGGATCACGATGATTTCCCAGATAGAAGACTATTCGCCATCGGGGATTCGCCTGGAAATTGAGGAGTCGCTGGGCCAGTTAGGTTACGATGTTAGTTTAACTCGTAGAGGACCATTTAATTGGGAAGTAGAACGAGGTTCAGCCAAAATTTTGCTCTCCTATCACGAAGATTCCGGGATGATTGCAGGAGATGCCTATATTTGTTCCTTGCCCAAAGAAGGTATTAAAGAAATTTATACTTACCTGTTGCAGCAGAATTACTTCTTAGAGGGTCTTAGTTTCAGTATTCTAAACCGGGATATCGTTTTATCGTTGCAGGTCTTCGACCATTCTTTTAAACCCGAGAACGGCCAGGTATTATTTAACATATTGTTCGACAAAGCAAACGAATACGATGACATCCTGTTAAAAAACTACGGAGCGGTAGCCCGTGTGGATTAAGGCTTTAGGTATATAAGTTTTTTAAATTTATTAAAAATTATGAAAATGGGAATATTATTTGCTGGAAAGGCTGTAAATTTAGCCTCTTATATTGTAGTAGGTATGATGAGATTACTAGCCTTTTCTGTTTTATTGATCAGCCTGAACCTTAGCGCTCAGGACATCCACTTTTCACAATTTTACATGTCACCGACCAATTTAAATCCGGCGATGACAGGTGTTATGAATTGTAAAATGCGATTCGTTGCGAATTACAGAAATCAGTGGGCACCCATTTTAGGATTTGCGAACTCCTTTAATACGTATAACCTCTCTTTCGATCAGAAAATACCAGTTGGTCGCTATGACTATTTTGGTTTTGGAGGCACGTTTTGGGGTGATAAAGCAGGTTCTTTAGATTTTAGTACCATTCAATTCAAATTATCAGGTTCTTATAGTAAGCGCATGTCCGGTACGAGAACTTCTTCGAATTACCTCGTATTTGGTGCAGAAGGCGGAATCAATCAAAGGGGCGTGAAATTTCACAATGCCATTTGGGGAAATCAGATTACCACTAATGGCCCAGATCCAAACATTCCAGGTGATCCTGCCATTTTTGACCCAAGTTTCCTTTTTGCAGATGTTTCAGTAGGCGTATTGTGGTTCAGCGTTTTGGATAAACACAATAACTTTTATGTTGGAGGCGCTTTGAGTCACCTCAATGAACCGCTCCAGAACAACATTGAAGAGGGCACACCGGGCTATATACCCGCGCCATTATATTCCAAATTGACCATTCACGGTGGTGGTGTATTTCGTCTTAATAGAAGGAGTGCGATCATCCCTGGTTTTGTTACCTTCTTTCAGGGTCCATCTTTTCAGTTGAATTTGGGTACCAGTTTCAGATTTGGTTCAGGCCAATCCAGAACAAACGAAAGTTCTTTCC
The genomic region above belongs to Saprospiraceae bacterium and contains:
- a CDS encoding DJ-1/PfpI family protein; this translates as MIRTFYLYLFLSSLNTFGQVQADSHYIPKNVAILLFNEVELLDFAGPGEVFQQAEWNGKKAFNVYTVGIHSNEILSQGFLKVTTQYRIDDCPIPEILIIPGGNTISIANDEKLISWLALVNKKAEYMLTVCNGVRLLAKTGALDGKSATSHYGSIKNLIRDFPNINIVTGKRFVDNGRIITTEGVSAGIDGSLYLVSKILNDASAEGVAKIMMYSWRPEALDYLNVPLADTSFENRISAFCWMPDGQSILFNVLKLDKTKKAPPVLRNFKYNILTKKTELLQINGGGMAVSPDGKKVAFIKNIQGMDEIFLYDFDRMTDTVCIRDTLKKFAVSWSPDGKGLVYNIRTGQGKNGKVEIYTYNLQSNKRAQITNDLPFKSYAPSWNLSNDKIVYTAEKGDQHDQIYLTDRNGSYHKNLTRDITTHNFSPIWMNNQTIIFLQAPGDIMTINIDGSQKRKIDGIRASQFRFNTNTNEIIYLDPDENLVLYDMKARIQKLLIKPTEWNVLFNEF
- a CDS encoding GSCFA domain-containing protein: MKSYIGRSVFPPIQNKCKIHYHQRIYTAGSCFAQEISSRLEICKINNIRHPFGIVFNPMSFASQIEKLMDAHIYHVEDLIERDGLFHSLDHHGSYSKSDGILMLDEINNGIQTSRVQLAQAAYMIITLGSAHYYLHKGKNQIAANCHKIPPSEFIKERAGTDQIIFALTGAFQKIKVFNPDIKIILTVSPVRYLRDGFEENSCSKAILLLSCDELSRNLENVDYFPSYEIFMDDLRDYRYVKEDLIHPTEAAVDYIWTYFTEAYFDAETLEYIKRLEAYHHLLNHRILHPDSSNFRNHLLKLDAFRSMLEKDYPELGDRLIVKG
- a CDS encoding YHYH protein; translation: MKQFKRTFVVSFLILAVSIFTISSCSKIDEENIVTPTPETPDLTKLHFGGTAPYKILIRNQGNPNPDFLSLWLCGLPSNGAGANNAADWTNPDGTWDYTKKPQVAGNVIWTSEFNVTLDGNGNRVLSGNGLPNHPTGIFPIQPGTIPYQYDGNPNIISPQPLSFIIPAIPQEATTKSCVGFGPAGYSLTGSAIYHGASTLGTDAAAHEMLDRFGGHTDGTERYHYHYPSKDLQDHIHVHTSGHSALMGYMLDGFGIYGPYGENGELLKSADLDECHGHKHPVLWDGQMINIYHYHWTYDFPYNIGCYKGTPQ
- a CDS encoding trypsin-like peptidase domain-containing protein yields the protein MKNLIERYKDIVIQIATPFSVGTGFYLRDYGLIITNEHVVRNNKEVVIEGMGVKRLLRKVKYVDPKYDLAFIQGPDQKTNMDVHLHVSEDYQQGDPVLAIGHPFGLKYTATQGIISNAVHQQNDLYYIQHDAALNPGNSGGPLINEHGEILGINTFIIQNGQSIGFSLPARYLQQALEEFAAGKKELGVRCTSCANIVFEPNSEKKYCPFCGARITMISQIEDYSPSGIRLEIEESLGQLGYDVSLTRRGPFNWEVERGSAKILLSYHEDSGMIAGDAYICSLPKEGIKEIYTYLLQQNYFLEGLSFSILNRDIVLSLQVFDHSFKPENGQVLFNILFDKANEYDDILLKNYGAVARVD
- a CDS encoding PorP/SprF family type IX secretion system membrane protein, translated to MMRLLAFSVLLISLNLSAQDIHFSQFYMSPTNLNPAMTGVMNCKMRFVANYRNQWAPILGFANSFNTYNLSFDQKIPVGRYDYFGFGGTFWGDKAGSLDFSTIQFKLSGSYSKRMSGTRTSSNYLVFGAEGGINQRGVKFHNAIWGNQITTNGPDPNIPGDPAIFDPSFLFADVSVGVLWFSVLDKHNNFYVGGALSHLNEPLQNNIEEGTPGYIPAPLYSKLTIHGGGVFRLNRRSAIIPGFVTFFQGPSFQLNLGTSFRFGSGQSRTNESSFQLGLWSRLANKYKDASSTGIHMDALILSARFDYQKYGFGLSYDINTSSLRNANAGNNAFELSFIYNICGPERRGIYCPNF